In Nitrospirota bacterium, the DNA window ATATGGGCACAAAACTTTTTGTAGGAAATCTGTCTTATCAGGCGTCGGAAAATGACATAACAGAGCTTTTTTCTCAGGCAGGTACTGTTGAATCTGTGAAGATTATCACAGATGCTCAAACAGGACAGCCGAGGGGATTCGGTTTTGTGGAGATGTCAACGCCTGATGAGGCAAAAAACGCCATTACCATGTTTAATGGCACAGCATTAAAAGAGAGAAACCTCACAGTTAATGAGGCAAAACCTCCGGTTAAACGGGATAGCGGCGGCGGCAGAAGACCTTCCGGCGGAAGACCTATGGGCGGCGGTGGCGGCAGAGGCGGAGACAGGGACAGAGGCCGTGGAGACAGGGGCAGGGGCGGCAGAGGCAGGTAGTTTCTGCCCACATTCATCCGAAAATCAACCCCAAGTAAGCAGTAAGCGGTACGCAGTTAGCAGATAAAGACTGCCTTTCCTGTTTACTGCTCACTGCTTACTGTTTACTATTTTCATTTCCCTTTGTGAGCGCCCCGCTCATGACGGTTCATCAGTTAATGATTCGACGGGAAGGCTCAGGCATTTAATCTTTTTGTTACTGGCAAATTCAGCAAACCGGCTGCAGATCAATTCCCAGTGGTCTTTTTCTGTGATTCTATTGACCAGAGAAACGTACAGCACCGGGTGTATTAACTGTAGAGGCCGCCATGCATGCCTGCCGTCTTTGTTGTTCAAAATCAGGTGATTGACATTTTCAAGGTCTCGCGGTTTTTGATTTTGAAGATCAGAGAGAGCCTTGCCCTCAAGGGCTTTGCTAATGCCGATAAGTAGCTTGCTGAAATGAAAATATGGGGGCAGATCAATGGTGCAATAGCTCTCTTGTTTTAGAAAAAACGATCGAGCTTCATCGCAAGACAGTTCAAAAATCGAGCGACTTCTCCGTGTGGTAGCTGTCACAGCAGGATTAGAAACACTCATTTAATGTCCCTCATCATCATACCCGAAACACCTTCATCACTTCATCTCCCAAATGATTTATCACCTTCACAGCTATCCGCCCGGTTTTGGGTTTGTCGAAGGGGCGGGAGGTGTCGCTGTTTAATGTTGCCCAGGCGTCTTCGTTGATCTCGGCTTTGAGTGTGGTTTTAAGTGCTTTGTAGGGATCGTTTGCCCCTAAGAAATAAGCATGACGGACGAAGAAGCTTTCTTCGTTGTAGTCGGTATCAATGAACCAGCAGGCGATTCCTTCGGCACCGTCGCTGCGGACTTCTCCGGTATTGGGATGGAATACATCCACGCCATTTACTTTGACCTTAATCTGACCGTCTTCAGCATCCAGAATATTTATATCAGGTTCTCCGAAGATGACGAACAGGTTTCCTTTGCCCGTGTTCTTAAGGTCGTCGGCCATGTGCAGGTCTGCATTCATTCGCGCCTTGAGCACCGGGATGCGGCCGAGTTTGTTGAACTCTGATGAATGGGCATCGTAGTTGAAGGCGCAGGTGATCAGCACATCAAAACCGGCATCACCGGCCTCGCGGGCGGCGGCCACAAGATCAGGGCGGGAGACCGTGCCGAACTCTGGGCCAATGAAAATAGCGGCACGTTTTTCGACTTCTACCCCCTCGCCCCTTTGGGGAGAGGGTTGGGGTGAGGGACGTTCCATGTACCGTCCTTCTGCGCAGACCATATCTCCTGGCCAAGGGGTAAGCGATGTGAATGTGATTTTATCTTCCTTGTGAGCCTGTTGAACTCCAGCGGTCTTGAGATTTTCTAAAATCATCT includes these proteins:
- a CDS encoding RNA-binding protein, with product MGTKLFVGNLSYQASENDITELFSQAGTVESVKIITDAQTGQPRGFGFVEMSTPDEAKNAITMFNGTALKERNLTVNEAKPPVKRDSGGGRRPSGGRPMGGGGGRGGDRDRGRGDRGRGGRGR